The following is a genomic window from Bacteroidia bacterium.
GCATCTGCGCAGCGCCGATTTTTTCGATGCGGACAATCATGGTGAAATCAGCTTCGAGGGGAAGGAGTTTACGCAACTGGATGACGAGAATTTCCGGCTGAAAGGGCTGCTCTCCATGCGCGGAGTGGAGAAAGAAGTCGTGCTGGAAGGGGAGTTCGGTGGATTCATGAAGGACCCGTACGGTAACATCAAAGCCGGATTTACGCTTAGTGGTAAGATCAACCGCAAGGATTGGGGACTCAACTGGAATGCCGCGCTGGAAACCGGCGGTGTGCTGGTGAGCGAAGACGTGCGCATAGCCGCCGACATGCAGTTCGTCAAAAAAGCCGCCTGAACCCGGATGCGGCGGTGTACGAAAGGGGAGAATTTCTCCCCTTTCGTCGCTTCAGATTGTTTCGCATACTGAAAAAATACGTCAAACAATGAAAGACAGATTATGGACAGAAAGGCCTTCCTCGGTGCGCTTGCCGCGCTGCCATTTGCCGGAGCGGCCATGAACCTCCGGACACTTGCGGGAATGACTGATGGATTCAAAGGCAGCGAGAAGATGCCGTTGCTGTTTCTGGGACATGGCAGTCCGATGAACGCCATCGAAGAAAACGAATTTGTGCGCGGATTCCGGGACGTTGCGAAGACCATACCGAAGCCGCAGGCGATTCTTTGCATTTCCGCGCATTGGGAAACCAGGGGTACTTTTGTCACCGCCATGCAACAACCGCGTACTATTCACGATTTCGGAGGTTTTCCTGATGAACTGTACGCGGTGCGCTATCCCGCTCCGGGGAGTCCGCAGCTTGCGAAAGCGACACGCGAGCTCGTGCGTGGGACGGGAATACAGGAGGATCACAGTTGGGGACTCGATCACGGCGCGTGGTCGGTGTTGAAGCATCTGTATCCGGCCGCCGATGTGCCGGTGATTCAAATGAGTCTGCACGCGGGACAGCCGCCACGATACCATTACGAACTGGCAAAGGAACTCACGGCGCTGCGCGACAAAGGCATTCTGATTGTGGGCAGCGGCAACATCGTGCATAATCTGCGTCGTGTTGCCTGGGACAAGCTGAATGCCGACGGTTACGGTTACGATTGGGCGCTGGAAGCAAATGAGAGAATGAAACAATACATCCGGGAGCGCGATCACAACGCCCTGCTGGATTACGCGAAGCAGGGAGAAGCCTTCCGACTCGCCATACCCACGCCCGAGCACTTCCTGCCCTTGCTCTATGTGCTCGCTCTCGCGGGGAAAGCGGAGGACATCGGCATCTTCAACGACAAGGCGGTGGGCGGAGCGATTACAATGAGCTCGCTGCGGGTGGGGTAGCATCCCATCCTCGGGTCTTCTGAGGATCAGTGTCGCGAATGCCCCATAATTCGGAAACGACAGGCCGTCCGTTTATTAAGATTGAAGGACACACGGTCATCCCAGGTGTTTCTGTCGTTGGCTTATAATGCAGGCCTCCGTCGACAATGCGAGCTTGTCGCGGTGTAAGAACTGGCCAGGGGAGTACTCGACACAGAGCGGTAGCTGCTCGAACGAGTCGCTGCGGTTCCTGCCTACGACCGGTGGATCGTGGCTTCGATCAAACGCTTGCTTTTAAAGACATGGATTCGGAGATTCATCCACATCGTCTCGTCACGCCCTCGGTCAGGAGTTCGTAAGCTCCCGCCGTGTGCTTGCGATGATCATCTCACACTCGACGAAAGGTGCATTGTATGAACTCCGTTTTGAAAAATATTCTCGCCCTCATCGCGGGCCTTCTTGTCGGCAGCATGGTAAACATGGGCATCATCATGATCAGCGGCTCCGTCATCCCGCCGCCCGGGGGTGCCGATGTGACGACGATGGAGGGATTGAAATCCACCATGCACTTGTTTGGGCCTGAGCATTTCCTCATGCCCTTTCTCGCACATGCGCTCGGGACCTTCGTCGGCGCGCTGATCGCGGCCCTTATCGCGGCGAGCCAAAAGCTCATTTTCGCGCTCGTGATCGGCGGACTGTTCCTTTTGGGCGGTATCGCGAACGTCTTTCTGCTGCCCTCGCCGCTGTGGTTCAGCGTCGTTGATCTTGGGCTGGCATACCTGCCGACAAGCTACCTCGCGGGCAAGCTGGCGCTCAAGCGGAGCTGACGATACGCACATTCTCGGTGTTTCGACGGACATACGGGAGAAATGATGGCCGGGGCAGCCGTCGCTGTCCGTCTTTGCCCACGGTAAAGGAAGAGCCGCTCTGATATTATTCCTGAAGGATTACCGGAGCACGAACGGTGCCTCGTCCATGCCGCATTTCTCAATCAGAGAAACGCGCATACGCCATGGACTCACCCCGAGGCAGTACATGCTTGTGTCCTGAACGAGTTACGACCGACATCGAATTCATTGATGCGGTTCCGCCATTGCCGGTCTCTGCGGAGATATTCCAGGAGAGCCCCCGCGCCACAGAGCCACAGCTTTCCGCGCTTCGGGAAAACCGATTATCTTATAAGGCCTTTGCACATTCGATTCCCACTCATATCCTGGTATGGAACATGTCCCATCAGCTGCTTGCCCTCATCTGCACCTTGCTTCTGCTCGTACCTGCGCACGCGTCCGTCGGCCAGAAAAATGAGAAGAAAAGCCCCTCACTCAGTTCTTCCACATTGAATGCACTGAAATTCAGAGCCATCGGACCAGCGCTCGCTTCGGGTCGTATCGGCGATCTGGCGGTGAATCCTTCGAATCATGCCGAATATTACGTGGCTGTCGCATCAGGCGGCGTATGGAAAACGACGAACGACGGCATCACCTTCGAGCCGATTTTCGATGACAAATCGTCCTATTCCATCGGCTGCGTCACGCTCGATCCGAACAATCCGCA
Proteins encoded in this region:
- a CDS encoding YceI family protein; its protein translation is MENRTTWVIDPAHSEITFKVKHLMIANVKGEFRRFDATLDTVGDDFSKGRIRATIDAASIFTNNDDRDTHLRSADFFDADNHGEISFEGKEFTQLDDENFRLKGLLSMRGVEKEVVLEGEFGGFMKDPYGNIKAGFTLSGKINRKDWGLNWNAALETGGVLVSEDVRIAADMQFVKKAA
- the ygiD gene encoding 4,5-DOPA dioxygenase extradiol, whose product is MDRKAFLGALAALPFAGAAMNLRTLAGMTDGFKGSEKMPLLFLGHGSPMNAIEENEFVRGFRDVAKTIPKPQAILCISAHWETRGTFVTAMQQPRTIHDFGGFPDELYAVRYPAPGSPQLAKATRELVRGTGIQEDHSWGLDHGAWSVLKHLYPAADVPVIQMSLHAGQPPRYHYELAKELTALRDKGILIVGSGNIVHNLRRVAWDKLNADGYGYDWALEANERMKQYIRERDHNALLDYAKQGEAFRLAIPTPEHFLPLLYVLALAGKAEDIGIFNDKAVGGAITMSSLRVG